The Kribbella jejuensis genome segment CAGCCCGCGCAGGTAGTCGATGTGCTGACGCCAGACCCGCGAGCGCGTGTCCCAGTCGCCGTCCTGGTACGCACGGCTCACACCGAGTGGGGCGTTCGTGATGAGCGAGGCGCGCTGGTAGTTGTACTCGCCGGAGTTGATCCACCCGGGGAAGATCCCGCGCAACGCCTCGAGGTCCGTGCCGAGATGCGCGACGTACCGCCGTACCAGCTCGTAGTCGGCCGGGGAGTAGCCGTCCGGCGGGGTGATCTCCCGGCGCGCGGCCGGCTCCTTCGTGATGTAGAAGCGGAAGTTGTACGCCTGCGCGTAGTCGTCCGCCGCGCCGAGTGGGCGGCCGTGATCCGGGTCGAGCAGCGGGAGCAGGCTGCCGTCGCGGTACGGGTCGATCGGCGTCCAGTTCGTGACCGGTTGCACCCCGGCGTACTCCTCCCCGAACTCCTCCCGCGATTCGCGTCCGGTGCGGTACGGCACGCCTGCCAGCGCCATCAGGTCACCCTCGTACGACGCATCGATGAAAATGGACGCCTGGACGTCGATGTCCGGCGCTGACTCGATCGCCGGCAGCGGCACGCCCCACCCGTCGGGTGTCGAGGTCTCCAGCTGGATCGCGGTGATGCGATTGCCGTCCCGCGTGACGGACCGGACCCGGCGTTCGCGGTACACCTCGATGCCCGCCTCGGCGATCCAGTCCCGGAAGGCACGCTGTACGTCGTACGGATGGTCGCCGAAGCCGAAGACGGCGTCCCTCGTCAGACCGCCGACGGCGGCCGGGATCGGGCAGTCCTGCCGCGGTTTGATGCCCGCACCGAGCATCCCGCCGAGCCACCGGCCCGGCTCGATCAGGACGACGGACGCACCTTCCTGATGGGCGGTGATCGCCGCGACGCAGCCCGCGGCGGTACCGCCGTACACACAGACATCGACCATGGCATGCACTCTGCAGCCTCGACACCTCCAATGACATAGCTGTTCTGAGCATCTCCATGTACTTTTTTGCCATGCTGACGCTGGACGGTTACCTGCTTGCGCCACGCCGCGAGCGGTTCACGCTGGCCATCGACACCTACGAGACGTGGGCGCTGCTGCTGCCGAGGAACGGCGCCTTCGCGTTCGAAGTGACGGGGGTACCGCCCGGAACGGCAAGGTTCGGGGACATCGTGTTCTGCCCGCCCGGCGGGTCGTTGCAGCGGAGGATGCACAGCCCGGCGGCCATCTTCCACGCCCGCTTCAGCACCTCGCTGCGGCCACCGGCCGGCCGCACGCGGCTCCGCGACCTCGATCGCCTGCGCGCCGACCTGGCGATTCTGGAGGACAACTTCACCGACCTGATCGCGACGCACGTCGTCGCCGACCTCGTGCTGATGGCGCTGCGCTCGCAGCGGGACGAGCCCGCGGACAAGCTGGTGCAGGAGGCAACGACCTATCTGCACGACCACTTCTCCGCGCCGGACCTCTCGCTGGGCGAGCTGGCCGAACTGCTGGGCATCAGCGCCGCTCAACTGTCTCGCCGGTTCAAAGCCGTCCACGCTGTCACGCCGGTCGAGTACCTTCGCGCGATCCGCTTGCGGAAGGTCCGGCAACTGCTTGCCGAGACCAACGACAAGTTGCAGACGATCGCCGGGCAAACCGGCTACCGAAGCGCGTTCTACCTCAGCCGGGTCTTCACCAACCAGACAGGTCAGCCGCCATCCGGCTATCGCCGGACGCACCGCGTCTGACGACGCGGGCGACGACCGAGAGCAGGAACAGCGCCGAGAAGCCGATCAGCAACGGCCAGGCGAGTGGCTTGGATGCGTCGAACTGCTGGCGCGCCCGGAGCGCGGCCAGCAGGATCGCGCCGACCATGACGATCTCGACCTCGAGCATCCGGCGCAGAGTCGACCAGCGACCGGCACGCCAGAAGCCCAGCCCGGCACCGCCGAGACAGCTGACAGCTGCCAGAGTCCGGCAGGACAGCGGCGTAAGCGTCCACGGCCACAACGGAATGAAGGTGGCCGGCGAGAGATACATGGCGGCGCCTTGCACGACCGCGAGTACGCCGATGGCCGTGACCACGGCGCGCATCGCCGGTGGAAGCAGGCCGTCCGGCGCGGGATCGGCGTACCGGCGGTTGGCGAGCCAGGCGCCGAGGACGAGGAACGGTGCCGCGAAGTACAGCGCCGTCCAGATCCAGAAGGCCGGGTTGCCGTGACTGAACTTGTTCCAGTGCAGCACGGTCGCCACCCCGAGCAGCGTGGCGAACGTTGTCACCGACAACAAACCGGGGGAGAGCACGTGCCAGCGGCGCTCAAGCGCGGCGCGAACGAAGAAGTAGCTGCCGCCGAGGTACGCCGACGCGAGGACCATCGAGGTCATGCTCGGCCGCAGCGGCCACGCCCACAGGTGGGCAGTGTGCTGCGGGAAGAAGTACAGGATGACGAAGCCCGCGACCAGGAACGGCACGATGCACAAGGACAGGACCCGCGTGTACCTCAGAACGTGGTCGTCGCGAAGAGTTGCCCGTGCATCACCGCTGTGTGAAACGTCCATGGCGGATCGCCCCCTGAGGCCAGCTTGCGCTCGCGACGTCAGGTGGGCAAGTGCTCAGGCGCCGTTCGCTTGCGGGTGGTAGGCGCAGGCGTCGTCCAGGCTCTGGGTGCTCTGGGTGCTCTGTGTGGTGGTGGCCGGCTTCTTCGACGTCGTGGTCGATCGATGCGGTTTGGGGGCGGCGAGTGCGTTCCGGATGATTTCGCGCATGGCCGCGTAATCGGGATCGCGACCGCTCGGGAAATTCTTCGCGCCGTCGAGATCGATGCTGGACACGCCGGCCTTCTTGACCTTCAGTCCGAGCTGGATCAGCGCGGGCAGGAGTTCCTGCGGAATATCGGTACGCAGCATCTGCCGGCTCGCGGCCGCGAGCTGCCGGTACTGGGTGAGCAGCGTCGCGGGGGAGACACTGTTGACGAGGGCATGGATCGTGCAGCGCTGGCGTTCCTGGCGGGACGGGTCGCTCAGCCCGTACCTGCCGCGGGCGAACCACAGCGCGTGGTAGCCGTCGAGGTGCTGGTTCGGGCCGGGCTCGATGTAGCCGGACGGCTTCTTCGGCGCGTTCGCCCCGGGACCGATGCCGTACTCGCCGCCGATCGGCACCGGGTAGTTGACGTTCACGGTGATCCCGCCGACCGCGTCGACGATCTGCTGGAAGCCGGCCAGGTTCACCTGGACGTAGTAGTCGATCTTCAGGCCGAGCGCCGCGCTCGCGGCCAGCTTGACCGCGTCGGCGCCTTCGTTGTCGGTCGGGCCGAGGATGCCGGGGTACTTCTTCGGGATCGTGTCGTACATCGCGTCGAGGTAGTACTGCGGTTGCTCGCCGTCGCCGAGGCTGGGGTCCCAGAAACCGTTCGGATACACCTTGTGCAGGGGCGAGTTGACCGGGAACGGCATTCGCATCCAGTTCCGGCTCAGCGAGATCAGCTTGGTTGCTCCGGTCCGGGTGTCGATCGACGCGACGATCACGGTGTCGGTCCGGGTGCCGGTCCGGCCCGCGCCGTCGTCGGCGCCCAGCAGCAGGATGTTCAGCCGCGGTGTGTCCGCCCACGGGTCCTTCGCGTTCACCGTGGGGCGGGTCGCGGACTTCGACGTACCTTCGGACTGGAACACGCTGCCGACGAGGTTGCGCTGCGCCATCACGGTCTGCGCCGCGATGGTCGAGGGTACGGCGATCCCGAAGCACACCAGGCCGACGACCAGCGCGCCGGCCAACCGGCCGATGGACGTCGGGGTGAGCGGGCGCAGGAGCTTGTGGGACGCGACGACGACCCAGATCCACGCGACGGCGAGGACCACAACGAGTCCGGTTGCCACCAGCAAGCGGTTCGGAGCGACCGCCAGCCGGAGGATCACGTCTCGTCGCGCGAGGCCGAAGTACGCGGCGGCGCCGAGGAGGGCGGCGGTCGCGGACAGCACGATCGTTCCGAGCCGTCGGCGGCCGGCGAGCAGGAATCCGAGGCCGGGAAGGATCGCGCTCAGCACGGTCAGCAGGATCGCCTGCGAACTGTTCCTGGCGCGGAACGTCCGGCGATCTGCGCGGCGCGGAGTGGCTCCCACGTCTGTTCGACGCCGGGGCTGTCGTGGCGGTTGACACTTCAGGCGGCTGACTACGCTCGGACCATGGCCGACCACAGAACGCCCCCGAAGCTACCCATCGTGATTGGCGCGGTGGTGTTCCTGTGGGCGCTGGCGGACGTCGTGTTCGACGGGCCGTTACGGCGGTGGGACCGTTCGCTACTGATGGGTGCCGAGCCGTACGTCCATCAGCCGCTCGGCTGGCGACTGGTGTCCGACATCGGCGGCGTCTGGGTGCTCGTGGTCGCGCTGCTCAGTGCGGTGGTGGTCCATCTGCTGCGTCGCGGAACCATGCGCCTGCTGCTGCGGGCCGCCGCGTGTTTCGTCGCGGTCGAGGCCGCGATCTGGTTGGCGAAGGCAACCATCGGCCGTACGGCGCCACGCTCAGGGGTCGACGACCTCGAGGCACATGGCATGTCCTTTCCCTCCGGCCACACCGCAGGCAGTCTCGCTCTACTGACCATCGCCGCGGCCGTCATCGTCCCTCCCGGCAGCCGGCTCGCCGCTTTCACCGCTTGGTTCATCCCGCTGATCTCCGCAGCGGTCGGCGTCTCCACCGTCGCCCTCCACTTTCACTGGCCGACGGACGTACTGGGCGGCTGGGGCCTCGGCCTGGTCGCAGCCACCTTCATCCGGCACTCGGTCGCGGAGAAAGTCGAGCGGCAGTAGGGCGTTACTATGCGGAGGGTGCGACCGTTTCTGGACAAGGTGATGCCTGAGGCTTGGCTGGCGGCGCGCGCGTACGTGGAAGCGATTCGGTCCGCGGCGCTCGAGCGGGGGCTGACCGAGCAGGAGATCGAGTTCCTCAACCTGCGGTG includes the following:
- a CDS encoding FAD-dependent oxidoreductase translates to MVDVCVYGGTAAGCVAAITAHQEGASVVLIEPGRWLGGMLGAGIKPRQDCPIPAAVGGLTRDAVFGFGDHPYDVQRAFRDWIAEAGIEVYRERRVRSVTRDGNRITAIQLETSTPDGWGVPLPAIESAPDIDVQASIFIDASYEGDLMALAGVPYRTGRESREEFGEEYAGVQPVTNWTPIDPYRDGSLLPLLDPDHGRPLGAADDYAQAYNFRFYITKEPAARREITPPDGYSPADYELVRRYVAHLGTDLEALRGIFPGWINSGEYNYQRASLITNAPLGVSRAYQDGDWDTRSRVWRQHIDYLRGLHHFLSTDSAVPAEFRAEVAAYGMDASVFPETDGWPPQLYVRVARRIDGRYTVTQADVANESDPDDSVGLALFGVDVYPVRRIPHRDAATGQLGVATEGDMFIGGHLGTGRPYPVPYRAITPKNADCGNLLVPVCLSATHIGYAATRMEPVFCVLAESAAVAAVQALRARTDVQDVDVRALQNRLVERGQVIAWKPEATAHA
- a CDS encoding helix-turn-helix domain-containing protein; translated protein: MLTLDGYLLAPRRERFTLAIDTYETWALLLPRNGAFAFEVTGVPPGTARFGDIVFCPPGGSLQRRMHSPAAIFHARFSTSLRPPAGRTRLRDLDRLRADLAILEDNFTDLIATHVVADLVLMALRSQRDEPADKLVQEATTYLHDHFSAPDLSLGELAELLGISAAQLSRRFKAVHAVTPVEYLRAIRLRKVRQLLAETNDKLQTIAGQTGYRSAFYLSRVFTNQTGQPPSGYRRTHRV
- a CDS encoding LCP family protein, producing MGATPRRADRRTFRARNSSQAILLTVLSAILPGLGFLLAGRRRLGTIVLSATAALLGAAAYFGLARRDVILRLAVAPNRLLVATGLVVVLAVAWIWVVVASHKLLRPLTPTSIGRLAGALVVGLVCFGIAVPSTIAAQTVMAQRNLVGSVFQSEGTSKSATRPTVNAKDPWADTPRLNILLLGADDGAGRTGTRTDTVIVASIDTRTGATKLISLSRNWMRMPFPVNSPLHKVYPNGFWDPSLGDGEQPQYYLDAMYDTIPKKYPGILGPTDNEGADAVKLAASAALGLKIDYYVQVNLAGFQQIVDAVGGITVNVNYPVPIGGEYGIGPGANAPKKPSGYIEPGPNQHLDGYHALWFARGRYGLSDPSRQERQRCTIHALVNSVSPATLLTQYRQLAAASRQMLRTDIPQELLPALIQLGLKVKKAGVSSIDLDGAKNFPSGRDPDYAAMREIIRNALAAPKPHRSTTTSKKPATTTQSTQSTQSLDDACAYHPQANGA
- a CDS encoding phosphatase PAP2 family protein, with product MADHRTPPKLPIVIGAVVFLWALADVVFDGPLRRWDRSLLMGAEPYVHQPLGWRLVSDIGGVWVLVVALLSAVVVHLLRRGTMRLLLRAAACFVAVEAAIWLAKATIGRTAPRSGVDDLEAHGMSFPSGHTAGSLALLTIAAAVIVPPGSRLAAFTAWFIPLISAAVGVSTVALHFHWPTDVLGGWGLGLVAATFIRHSVAEKVERQ